In one Roseburia intestinalis L1-82 genomic region, the following are encoded:
- the gyrA gene encoding DNA gyrase subunit A has protein sequence MDDKIFDQIHDVDLKKTMETSYIDYAMSVIAQRALPDVRDGLKPVQRRVLYSMIELNNGPDKPHRKCARIVGDTMGKYHPHGDSSIYGALVNMAQEWSTRYPLVDGHGNFGSVDGDGAAAMRYTEARLSKISMEMLADIGKDTVDFVPNFDETEKEPTVLPSRYPNLLVNGTTGIAVGMATNIPPHNLREVINAVVKIIDNKVEEDRDTDIEELLSIVKGPDFPTGGMILGTAGINEAYRTGRGKVRVRAITDIEPMQNGKNRIVVTELPYMVNKARLIEKIAELVRDKKVDGITDLRDESDRQGMRICIELRRDVNPNVVLNLLYKHTQLQDTFGVIMLALVNNEPKVLNLYDMLKYYLIHQEEVVTRRTKYELNKAEERAHILEGLLIALDNIDEVISIIRSSQNTQEAKSRLMERFSLSDAQSQAIVDMRLRALTGLEREKLEAEYAELMDRIAELRAILADKKKLLGVIRTEILLIADKYGDDRRTSIGFDEYDISMEDLIPVTNTVITMTKLGYIKRMSLDNFRAQNRGGKGIKGMETIDDDYIEELLMTTSHHYMMFFTNTGRVYRIKAYEIPEASRTARGTAIVNLLQLQPGEKITAVIPIREYTEGHFLFMATKKGIVKKTPITDYANVRKTGLAAISLREDDELIEVKKTDNNQDVFLVTKYGQCIRFKETDVRKTGRTSMGVIGMNLTDGDEVIGMQMQSQGDALMIVSEKGLGKCTLISEFTTQNRGGKGVKCYKITEKTGNIVGVKAVNQDNELMLITTEGIIIRIKVSDTTLLGRITSGVKLINLDENVTVASIAKVREDKSLIDNADTSELLSEEEEKESAAIAAENAKKASVENTETDDELMKELLERAEADGSEDEEE, from the coding sequence ATGGATGATAAAATTTTTGATCAGATTCATGACGTCGATTTGAAAAAAACGATGGAAACATCCTATATCGATTATGCCATGAGTGTTATCGCGCAGCGTGCGCTCCCTGATGTAAGGGATGGTTTAAAACCGGTACAGCGCCGTGTGCTTTACTCAATGATAGAGCTGAACAATGGTCCGGATAAGCCGCATCGTAAATGTGCGCGTATCGTCGGTGATACGATGGGTAAATACCATCCGCACGGAGACAGTTCTATTTATGGAGCTCTTGTAAATATGGCACAGGAGTGGTCGACCAGATATCCGTTAGTTGACGGTCATGGAAACTTTGGTTCCGTGGACGGTGACGGCGCGGCTGCCATGCGATATACGGAGGCACGTCTCAGTAAAATTTCCATGGAAATGCTTGCCGATATTGGAAAAGACACCGTTGATTTCGTTCCAAACTTTGATGAGACGGAGAAAGAACCTACCGTTCTGCCATCCCGTTATCCGAACCTTTTAGTAAACGGAACTACCGGTATTGCCGTTGGTATGGCAACAAATATTCCGCCGCACAACCTGCGCGAAGTCATCAATGCCGTAGTAAAGATCATTGACAACAAAGTCGAGGAGGACCGCGATACCGATATCGAAGAATTACTCTCTATCGTCAAGGGACCGGACTTCCCTACCGGAGGCATGATTCTTGGAACAGCCGGGATTAATGAGGCTTACCGTACCGGACGTGGAAAAGTCCGTGTGCGTGCAATTACAGATATAGAACCAATGCAAAACGGCAAAAACCGTATCGTGGTAACCGAACTTCCGTACATGGTTAATAAAGCGAGACTGATCGAGAAGATCGCCGAGTTAGTCCGCGATAAAAAAGTGGATGGAATCACAGATCTGCGTGACGAGTCCGACCGTCAGGGTATGCGTATCTGTATCGAACTCCGCCGTGACGTCAATCCGAATGTCGTATTGAATTTACTTTACAAACATACACAGCTTCAGGATACTTTTGGCGTGATCATGTTAGCACTGGTAAATAACGAGCCGAAAGTTTTAAACCTCTACGACATGTTAAAGTATTACCTGATCCATCAGGAAGAGGTCGTTACCAGAAGAACCAAATACGAATTAAACAAAGCGGAAGAACGCGCCCACATTTTAGAGGGCTTGCTGATCGCACTTGACAATATCGATGAAGTCATCAGCATCATAAGGAGCAGCCAGAATACGCAGGAAGCAAAATCACGTTTGATGGAGCGTTTCTCCTTAAGCGATGCACAGTCACAGGCAATTGTAGATATGCGTCTGCGTGCACTGACAGGTCTGGAACGCGAAAAACTTGAGGCAGAGTATGCAGAGCTGATGGACCGCATTGCAGAATTGCGTGCTATTTTGGCAGATAAGAAAAAACTGCTCGGCGTGATCCGTACGGAGATTCTGCTGATTGCTGATAAATACGGCGACGACAGAAGAACATCCATTGGCTTTGACGAGTACGACATTTCCATGGAGGATCTGATTCCAGTAACAAACACTGTCATTACCATGACAAAATTAGGTTACATCAAGCGCATGAGCCTTGACAATTTCCGCGCACAGAACCGTGGCGGTAAGGGAATCAAGGGAATGGAGACGATCGATGACGATTACATCGAAGAACTTTTGATGACGACATCCCATCACTACATGATGTTCTTCACAAACACCGGACGTGTATACCGTATCAAGGCTTACGAGATCCCGGAGGCAAGCCGTACCGCGAGGGGAACTGCAATCGTAAACCTGCTCCAGCTCCAGCCGGGCGAGAAAATTACGGCAGTTATCCCGATCCGTGAATACACGGAAGGACATTTCCTGTTCATGGCGACAAAGAAAGGCATTGTGAAGAAAACACCGATTACCGACTATGCAAATGTCAGAAAGACAGGACTTGCTGCGATCAGTTTAAGGGAAGATGATGAGCTGATCGAGGTAAAAAAGACAGATAACAATCAGGATGTTTTCTTAGTGACGAAATATGGTCAGTGTATCCGGTTTAAAGAGACAGATGTAAGAAAAACAGGCCGTACTTCCATGGGAGTCATCGGTATGAATCTTACGGATGGGGATGAAGTTATCGGTATGCAGATGCAGTCCCAGGGGGATGCACTCATGATCGTTTCAGAAAAAGGTCTTGGAAAATGTACACTGATCTCCGAATTTACCACGCAGAACCGTGGCGGTAAGGGTGTAAAATGTTACAAGATCACCGAAAAGACTGGAAATATTGTCGGCGTGAAAGCGGTAAACCAGGACAATGAACTGATGCTGATCACCACCGAAGGAATTATTATCCGTATCAAAGTCAGTGATACAACGTTGCTCGGAAGAATTACTTCCGGTGTCAAACTCATCAACTTAGATGAGAATGTCACTGTGGCAAGTATCGCAAAAGTGCGTGAGGATAAGAGTCTGATCGACAATGCAGACACATCCGAACTGCTCAGTGAGGAGGAAGAAAAGGAAAGTGCAGCCATCGCTGCGGAAAATGCAAAAAAGGCATCTGTAGAAAATACAGAGACAGACGACGAGCTGATGAAAGAACTGTTAG
- the recF gene encoding DNA replication/repair protein RecF (All proteins in this family for which functions are known are DNA-binding proteins that assist the filamentation of RecA onto DNA for the initiation of recombination or recombinational repair.) yields the protein MIIQSIELNNFRNYENLHISFDEGTNILFGDNAQGKTNILEAAYLSGTTKSHKGSKDKEMIRFGTNEAHLRTMVLKNGKQYQIDMHLKHNRSKGIAVNKIPMKKASELFGILNIVFFSPEDLNIIKNGPSERRHFLDAELCQLDKIYLSDLSNYNKILNQRNKLLKDMVYRPELSDTLPVWDMQLADTGKKIIRRREKFVKELNELVHEIHYRISGGREELFLSYEPSVSADLLEQELERVKLRDLKQCQTSVGPHRDDLLFSIAGVDIRKFGSQGQQRTSALSLKLSEIELVRKSIHDTPVLLLDDVLSELDSNRQNYLLNSICDTQTIITCTGLDEFIRNRFEINKVFEVISGQVFEKGQVIERQG from the coding sequence ATGATCATTCAGTCCATTGAATTGAACAATTTCCGCAACTATGAAAATCTCCATATTTCATTTGATGAGGGAACCAATATTTTATTTGGCGATAATGCACAGGGAAAGACCAATATCCTGGAAGCTGCTTACTTAAGTGGAACTACAAAGTCCCACAAGGGAAGCAAAGACAAAGAGATGATCCGTTTTGGAACAAACGAAGCGCATCTTCGTACCATGGTTTTAAAAAACGGCAAACAATACCAGATCGACATGCATTTAAAACATAACCGTTCTAAGGGAATTGCCGTAAATAAGATACCGATGAAAAAAGCAAGTGAGCTTTTTGGAATTTTAAACATTGTATTTTTTTCGCCGGAAGATTTGAATATTATCAAAAACGGACCGTCCGAACGCAGACATTTTCTGGATGCAGAGTTATGTCAGCTAGATAAAATTTATTTATCTGACCTGTCAAATTACAATAAAATCTTAAATCAGCGCAATAAACTGTTGAAAGATATGGTTTACCGGCCTGAATTATCGGATACACTCCCGGTATGGGATATGCAGCTGGCTGATACCGGGAAAAAAATTATCAGACGGAGAGAAAAGTTTGTAAAAGAACTGAATGAGCTTGTTCATGAGATACACTATCGGATATCCGGCGGGAGAGAAGAACTTTTTCTTTCGTATGAGCCAAGTGTTTCTGCGGATCTGTTGGAACAGGAGTTAGAACGGGTGAAACTGCGAGACCTGAAACAGTGCCAGACATCCGTAGGGCCACACCGTGATGATCTGCTTTTTTCCATTGCAGGTGTTGATATCCGTAAATTTGGTTCACAGGGGCAGCAGAGAACCTCTGCACTCTCTTTGAAGTTATCCGAGATAGAGCTGGTGAGAAAATCAATTCATGATACTCCGGTACTTTTACTGGATGATGTTTTATCAGAGTTGGACAGCAATCGTCAGAATTATTTGTTAAACAGTATATGTGATACCCAGACAATTATTACCTGTACCGGTTTGGATGAATTTATCCGTAACAGGTTCGAAATCAATAAGGTTTTTGAGGTAATAAGTGGTCAGGTATTTGAAAAAGGTCAAGTTATAGAAAGGCAAGGTTAG
- a CDS encoding RNA-binding S4 domain-containing protein → MIEIQIRETDEFIKLGQALKKAGLVESGVDAKFVIQDGLVKVNGETELQRGKKIHDGDVISYNGETVKVSK, encoded by the coding sequence ATGATAGAGATTCAGATTAGAGAAACAGATGAATTTATAAAACTTGGACAGGCTTTGAAAAAAGCCGGACTTGTGGAATCCGGTGTTGATGCAAAATTTGTCATCCAGGATGGTCTGGTAAAAGTCAATGGTGAAACAGAACTTCAGCGTGGAAAAAAAATCCATGATGGTGATGTGATTTCCTATAACGGGGAAACGGTGAAAGTCTCAAAATGA
- the dnaA gene encoding chromosomal replication initiator protein DnaA, producing the protein MDKILEKWDEILSTVKHEHDISDISFDTWIRPLEVYGVEGSTLYILVPSEQMTLSYISKKYYLPLKVTIAELTGTEYEIKFILPEQTKNIRTGNSGVPKKNALSEKADRSNLNPNYTFDTFVVGSNNRFAQSASLAVAESPGEAYNPLYIYGGPGLGKTHLMHSIGHFILERNPNAKVLYVTSEEFTNEVIESIRSGNASAMNKLREKYRTIDVLMVDDVQFIIGKESTQEEFFHTFNALHSAGKQIILTSDKPPKDMETLEDRIRSRFEWGLIADIGTPDYETRMAILRRKVEADDMKLSDEILNYIATNIKSNIRELEGALNKLLAYSNLEKTDITMEIAMKELQNIITPDKPREITPQLVIEVVTEHFNISLDQMISKNRSNEIARPRQIAMYLCKNMTDIPLDSIGQLLGGRDHSTIIHGIKKIADEYESNENTRNLIETIKKKINPN; encoded by the coding sequence ATGGATAAAATTTTAGAAAAATGGGACGAGATTCTCTCAACCGTCAAACATGAGCATGATATCAGTGATATTTCTTTTGATACCTGGATTCGCCCGCTCGAAGTTTACGGCGTCGAGGGCAGCACTTTATATATACTGGTTCCATCGGAACAGATGACCCTAAGCTATATTTCAAAAAAATATTATCTTCCTTTAAAGGTAACGATTGCAGAACTTACGGGGACAGAATACGAAATCAAGTTCATCCTGCCGGAACAGACAAAAAATATCCGCACCGGCAATAGCGGCGTACCGAAAAAAAATGCACTTTCCGAAAAGGCGGACAGATCAAATCTGAATCCGAACTATACATTCGACACGTTCGTCGTCGGCAGCAATAACCGTTTTGCACAGTCGGCGTCACTTGCCGTTGCTGAATCTCCGGGTGAAGCATACAATCCTCTCTATATTTATGGAGGACCGGGACTTGGGAAAACTCACCTTATGCATTCCATCGGTCATTTTATATTAGAGAGAAACCCGAACGCAAAAGTACTTTATGTTACATCCGAAGAATTTACCAACGAAGTAATCGAGTCAATTCGAAGTGGTAATGCTTCCGCTATGAACAAACTTCGTGAAAAGTATCGTACGATTGATGTATTAATGGTCGATGACGTTCAGTTTATCATCGGTAAGGAAAGTACACAGGAAGAATTTTTCCATACATTTAATGCACTCCACTCTGCCGGCAAGCAGATTATTTTAACATCCGATAAACCGCCAAAAGACATGGAAACCTTAGAAGACCGGATTCGTTCACGTTTCGAATGGGGTCTTATTGCTGATATCGGAACTCCAGACTACGAAACACGAATGGCTATCCTGCGAAGAAAAGTTGAAGCTGACGACATGAAACTCAGCGATGAGATTCTTAATTATATTGCAACTAACATTAAATCCAACATTCGTGAACTTGAAGGAGCTTTAAACAAACTTCTGGCATATTCCAATCTTGAAAAAACAGATATCACAATGGAAATTGCCATGAAAGAACTTCAGAATATTATTACACCGGACAAGCCAAGAGAGATCACGCCACAGCTTGTAATTGAAGTTGTCACCGAACATTTCAATATTTCGCTGGATCAGATGATCTCAAAAAACAGAAGTAACGAAATTGCCAGACCAAGACAGATTGCAATGTACCTCTGTAAGAATATGACAGATATACCGCTTGACTCGATCGGACAGTTACTTGGGGGAAGAGACCATTCCACCATTATTCATGGTATCAAAAAAATTGCCGATGAATACGAATCAAACGAAAATACACGCAATTTAATAGAAACTATCAAGAAAAAAATCAATCCTAACTAA
- the dnaN gene encoding DNA polymerase III subunit beta produces MKLICSKSNLLHGVNIVSKAVPTRTTMAILECILIDASANEIKLTANDMELGIETKIEGEIAERGVIALDAKIFSEIVRKLPDSDVTIETDASFKTTITCEKAKFNIVGKSGDDFSYIPYIERNEPIVMSQFTLKEVIRQTIFSIADNDNNKLMTGELFEIEENDLKVVSLDGHRISIRNIELKNNYSHKKVVVPGKTLQEVSKILPGSAEDEVSIFLTDNHIVFEFENTTVVSRLIEGEYFKIEQMLSSDYETKVKINKRELLDCIDRATLLVKEGDKKPIIMNITDGTMELKINSFIGSMNEDIDIAKEGKDILIGFNPKFFIDALRVIDEEEVTLYMVNPKAPCFIKDDEGTFIYLILPVNFNAAAN; encoded by the coding sequence ATGAAATTAATTTGTTCTAAATCTAATCTGTTACATGGTGTTAATATTGTTTCAAAAGCAGTTCCTACCAGAACTACCATGGCGATCTTAGAATGTATTCTGATCGATGCTTCTGCAAACGAAATTAAACTTACTGCAAATGATATGGAACTTGGGATCGAAACAAAGATCGAAGGCGAGATTGCAGAACGTGGTGTAATCGCACTGGATGCAAAAATCTTTTCCGAGATTGTCCGTAAACTTCCAGACAGTGATGTTACGATCGAAACTGATGCATCCTTTAAAACAACTATTACATGTGAAAAAGCAAAATTTAACATTGTCGGTAAATCCGGTGATGATTTTTCCTATATTCCGTACATTGAACGTAACGAACCAATCGTTATGTCCCAGTTCACCTTAAAAGAAGTCATTCGCCAGACTATTTTCTCCATCGCTGACAATGACAACAACAAATTAATGACAGGTGAGTTGTTCGAGATCGAAGAAAACGATCTTAAGGTTGTCTCCCTCGACGGACACCGTATTTCGATTCGCAACATTGAATTAAAAAATAATTATTCTCACAAAAAAGTTGTCGTTCCCGGAAAAACACTTCAGGAAGTCAGCAAAATCCTTCCGGGTAGTGCAGAAGATGAAGTATCTATTTTCCTGACAGACAATCACATCGTTTTTGAGTTTGAAAATACGACAGTCGTTTCCCGTCTGATCGAAGGTGAATACTTCAAGATTGAACAGATGTTATCTTCTGATTACGAAACAAAAGTAAAAATAAACAAACGTGAGCTGTTAGACTGTATTGACCGTGCAACACTTCTTGTCAAAGAAGGTGATAAGAAACCGATCATCATGAACATCACAGATGGAACGATGGAATTAAAAATCAATTCCTTTATTGGTTCCATGAATGAAGATATCGATATTGCCAAAGAAGGAAAAGATATTTTAATTGGCTTTAATCCAAAGTTTTTCATTGATGCGCTGCGAGTAATCGATGAAGAAGAAGTAACACTTTACATGGTCAATCCGAAAGCACCATGTTTTATCAAGGATGATGAAGGTACATTTATTTATCTGATTCTTCCGGTTAACTTTAATGCAGCTGCAAACTAA
- the gyrB gene encoding DNA topoisomerase (ATP-hydrolyzing) subunit B, producing MATEKIENPNEYGADQIQILEGLEAVRKRPGMYIGSTSARGLHHLVYEIVDNAVDEALAGYCKNIEVTINPDNSITVEDDGRGIPVGMNHKAGKSALEVVYTVLHAGGKFGGGGYKVSGGLHGVGASVVNALSTKLCVEVYKEGQVYFQSYHIGKPDEPVKVIGTCDSEKHGTKVTFHPDPEIFEETVYDYDTLKQRLRETAFLTKGLRIVLTDTREESHHCHEFHYAGGIKEFVTYLNRSKEALYPDVIYCEGTRDGVYVEVAMQHNDSYNDATYSFVNNIITPEGGTHLAGFRNALTKTFNTYARANKILKDSEPALTGDDIREGLTAIISIKIEEPQFEGQTKQKLGNSEARGAVDSVVSEQLTYFLEQNPAVAKSICEKSLLAQRAREAARKARDLTRRKTALEGTSLPGKLADCSDKDPKNCEIFIVEGDSAGGSAKTARSRATQAILPLRGKILNVEKARLDKIYGNAEIKAMITAFGTGIHEDFDISKLRYDKIIIMTDADVDGAHIATLMLTFLYRFMPELIKQGHVYLATPPLYKIEKNKNIWYAYDDAELNNILIEIGRDGNNKIQRYKGLGEMDAEQLWETTMDPEKRILKRVMIDEENSSEIDVTFTTLMGDKVEPRREFIEENAKYVQNLDI from the coding sequence ATGGCAACAGAAAAAATTGAAAATCCAAATGAATACGGAGCTGACCAGATCCAGATTCTGGAAGGACTTGAAGCAGTTCGTAAAAGACCAGGTATGTATATCGGCAGTACATCGGCGAGAGGACTCCATCATTTGGTCTATGAGATTGTAGATAATGCCGTGGATGAGGCACTTGCCGGATATTGCAAAAACATAGAGGTTACCATCAACCCGGACAATTCCATTACAGTTGAAGATGACGGGCGTGGTATTCCGGTTGGAATGAATCATAAAGCTGGAAAATCAGCACTTGAGGTTGTATATACGGTTCTTCATGCAGGCGGAAAATTCGGCGGTGGAGGATATAAAGTATCCGGTGGCCTGCACGGAGTAGGTGCGTCAGTTGTAAATGCGCTTTCCACCAAACTTTGTGTTGAAGTATACAAAGAGGGACAGGTTTATTTCCAAAGTTACCATATCGGAAAACCGGACGAACCGGTCAAAGTAATCGGAACCTGTGATTCGGAAAAACACGGCACGAAGGTTACGTTCCATCCGGATCCTGAGATTTTCGAGGAGACCGTTTATGATTACGACACTTTAAAACAGCGTCTTCGTGAAACAGCATTTTTAACAAAAGGACTTCGCATTGTACTTACGGATACCAGAGAAGAATCGCATCATTGTCATGAGTTCCATTATGCCGGTGGTATCAAGGAATTTGTCACTTACTTAAACCGCAGCAAAGAGGCATTGTACCCGGATGTCATTTACTGTGAGGGAACCAGGGATGGTGTGTATGTCGAAGTTGCCATGCAGCACAATGATTCCTACAACGATGCGACCTACAGTTTTGTAAATAACATCATTACGCCGGAAGGTGGTACGCACCTCGCCGGATTCCGTAATGCGCTGACGAAAACATTTAATACTTACGCGAGAGCAAATAAGATTTTAAAAGATTCGGAACCAGCACTGACCGGTGACGATATCCGAGAGGGACTGACTGCGATCATCAGTATCAAGATTGAGGAGCCGCAGTTTGAGGGACAGACAAAACAGAAACTCGGAAACAGCGAGGCGCGTGGAGCAGTGGATTCCGTGGTAAGTGAGCAGCTCACATATTTCTTAGAGCAGAATCCTGCAGTTGCAAAGAGTATCTGTGAAAAATCTCTGCTTGCGCAGCGTGCGAGAGAGGCAGCGAGAAAAGCGCGTGACCTGACCAGAAGAAAAACAGCCTTGGAAGGTACTTCCTTACCTGGAAAACTTGCAGACTGTTCGGACAAAGATCCGAAAAACTGTGAGATCTTTATCGTCGAGGGAGATTCCGCGGGTGGTTCTGCAAAGACAGCAAGAAGCCGTGCAACACAGGCAATTCTTCCTTTGCGTGGTAAAATCCTGAACGTGGAAAAAGCGAGACTGGATAAAATTTACGGCAATGCCGAGATCAAAGCAATGATCACTGCATTTGGTACCGGAATTCATGAAGACTTTGATATTTCCAAGCTGCGTTATGACAAGATCATTATTATGACGGATGCCGATGTCGATGGTGCTCATATTGCGACACTGATGCTGACATTTTTATACCGTTTTATGCCGGAACTCATCAAGCAGGGGCATGTATATCTTGCAACTCCGCCGCTTTACAAGATTGAGAAAAATAAAAATATCTGGTATGCGTACGATGACGCTGAATTAAACAATATCCTGATTGAGATCGGACGTGATGGCAATAACAAAATCCAGCGTTACAAAGGACTTGGAGAGATGGATGCCGAGCAGCTCTGGGAGACGACTATGGATCCGGAAAAACGTATTTTAAAACGTGTCATGATCGATGAGGAAAATTCTTCGGAGATTGATGTGACATTTACGACTTTGATGGGTGACAAGGTAGAACCGAGACGTGAGTTTATCGAGGAAAATGCAAAGTATGTACAGAATCTGGATATTTAA